TATCAATTAAATACCTCGTTCCGGAGCAAGTGGAGCAGCTGATCAGGATTAAAAAATTCTATCTCTGAACTACAAAGGCCGTGTTTGGTAGGTAATTTCTGAGAGCAACCCAACCGCATTAAATTTCAGGATCACTTTCTCCGCCTCCGATCTCGACTTCATATCTTCGCATTGAGGACCCTTTTGTAAAAAATACACGTAAAACTTCTGGTTTCTTTCTCCCAACTGATGAATATCCGGCCTCCCAAGTATCTTTCCGATATCATCTGCAAATTTTCCTTTTAATTCTTCTTCTATTGCCTTAAAATCGGCTTTCTGGCCGGAGCGCACATTATTGCAGCCTCCCCTGTCTCCACGCCATTTATTTAAATCTACATTTCCCATTTTGTCTGGAGCCGAACCACAGGCCGAAACAAATGCTACCAATATCAGCGTATAAATCTTCTCAGGAAATCTCATTTTAAAAACTCCTTTCGTTAAGTTTAAATCCATGCGCGAAGCTACTTATACTTATCCTGACATGAAATTCATTTTGTTGTTTTTGATCCAGTTTTCAATTGCTTTTGCCGCGAAAGCACAATTTGCGCAGCCTATCGACGGAACCGACTGTGCCAGGCAATTTTTTAATGCATTGCAGGAAAAAAATGTGGATGCGTTGGAAGATATTCTGGCAGCCGATTTCACTGTTGTGAGCTTCAATGGGCAGACGATTAACCGGGAGCAACTGATTCAGTCATTAAGCGATCGACTTCTTGTGATCGAGTCGGGTATGCAATCCGGCATTAATACCCGTAATTACCGCGATGTAGCGATTGTTACAGGATTGTGGAGTATACGGGCGCGCCTTCAAAATAATAGCTTTCAGGGAGATCTTTCCTTCATGGCGGTATGCACCAGAAATGGCGCGAAATGGCAGGTGTCGGCAGTTCAGCTTACCCCCGTTCAATAGTCGGTAAAACAAAAAGGAGCCTTTCGGGCTCCTCTCAGTATTATCTTACTATATTTTTACACATTCATCAGTGACTCACGACGGCGCATTTTACCAGCCGGAATACCGAACATCATTTTAAATCGGCGGCAGAAGTAAGCCGTGTCTTTATAGCCTACGTCAGAACCAATCGCACGGATGCTTTTCTTCGAAGTACGCAGTAAATCAACCGCTTTTTCCATACGCTGGTATTCGATATAATCCTGTGGATTTATTCCTGTCAGCATTTTGAAGTACTGGCCTACATAATCCTCTGAAACGTTCGCTACGTTGGCAAGCACCTTGTTGGAAAGATCGCCGCCCAGGTTGTCTTTGATATAGGCGAAAATATCGATCAGGCGAGGATCTTTGAAGTAAGTACTGTTCGTTACCAGCTGCTCAACGAACAATTTATTTTTCAAAATATAACGGATGATCTCAATCACCACTTCTTCCGTTTTGATCTTGATAATGCGGCCCTTACCTGGGGTATCCAGCATATCTTCTGTCAAAATCTGGTTGATCGTTGCCGCAATCTGATCGTCTCTTTTAATCAGGAACGGAGGTACATCGAGCGAGGTGAAGAAGTTAACCGTATCAAAAACCTTCGCTTCAAAAGAAATGAGTCCAAATGAATTAGGCAATTTACCGATAAGCGCAGGATCATGTCCAGCGTCGATATAGTTATCACGGTTGGTCATGAATTCTTCATTCGAAACGGTCTTCGCAGTCTGCGTGTTTCCGTAAGTCACAGTTGCATGCTTTCCGCCAGGGATAAACAGCATATCTCCCTCCTCTACTTTCTGCGACTCCTCAGACCCAAAGGAGACTTCCCCGTCGTACAAAATCGTCAATGAATTCTGGACGTCGTAGAAATTTTTAATTGTAATAGGTTGCAAAATCCGTATATGACGGGCTTTCACGAATTTTACCCCCAAAGATTCAATAATCTTATTATAATCTTCCATACCTGATATGTTTAAGGGTCCTTTCGACCGTAACTTTCAATTTTTGTACAAATCTAATAAATTGTACAAAACTAATACAAGTATAGATTAACAAAAAACTAAAAAAAAATGATATTTTGATATGATTTTAATCCAACATTTAGAATAAAAATGGATTCGATCTCCGGGATCAGACTATTTAAGTAGTTCCCTGGCTATCACGAGTTTTTGTATTTCGGAGGTACCTTCATAAATCTGTGTGATTTTTGCGTCCCTCATGAGCCGCTCTACGTGATATTCTTTCACGTATCCATAGCCTCCGTGCACCTGCACAGCCTCAGTTGTCACCCACATTGCAACATCAGATGCATATAATTTTGCCATAGCCGCAGCTTGCACATAATCCTTTCCCTCGTCTTTCATACGGGCTGATTTATAGACAAGTAACCGCGCGGCCTCAATTTTTGTCGCCATTTCAGACAGCTTGAATTGAATTGCCTGATGATCACTGATCGGCTTGCCGAAAGTTTTTCTTTCTTTGGAATATTTTAAGGACAGCTCAAAGGCACCGGTCGCAATGCCGAGCGCCTGCGCAGCAATACCGATTCTTCCCCCATTCAGCACGTTCATCGCGAACTTGAAACCGAAACCATCCTCGCCGATCCTGTTCTCTTTTGGAACCCTCACATCGGAGAACATCAAAGTGTGCGTATCCGACGCCCGTATGCCCATTTTGTCTTCTTTTCTACCCACTTCAAAACCTTTCCAGCCTTTCTCTACCAGGAATGCATTGATACCTTTATGCCTTTTTTCCGGATCTGTCTGAGCAATTACAACGCAAACGTCCGAAGTATTTCCATTGGTTATCCAGTTTTTTGTACCATTCAACAAATAATAATCTCCCCGATCGACAGCTGTGGTATGCTGAGACGTCGCATCAGAACCGGCTTCCGGCTCCGATAAGCAGAACGCTCCGATCATTTCGCCTGTGGCAAGCCGGGTAAGGTATTTTTGTTTAATCGCTTCCGTTCCATATTTTTCAATTCCCCAGCAAACCAGCGAATTGTTGACAGACATGATCACACCGGCAGATGCATCAATCTTTGAAATCTCTTCCATGGCAATCACATAGGAAAGCGTATCCATTCCGCTGCCATGGTACTCCGGCGCAACCATCATTCCTAAAAATCCCAGCTCCCCCATTTTATCAAGCAGCGACGTATCAAATTTCTGGGCGGAGTCTCTCTCTATCACTTCCGGAAGCAAGTCATTTTGAGCAAAATCGCGCGCAGCGTCGCGAACCGCCAAATGTTCTTCGCTCAGGTTAAAATCCATTCCGTTTAATTGTCCGCTAAATGCCATGTTGAACGCTGTTTACAAAATTTGATCTCATTCAAAAATAGATTTTTGCTAAATAGTAGGCAAGCATACCTTTTTTACATTACATTAAAACTTTCCTTTTAGCTACTCATTATCAGGAAAGTTGTTTTAAGTTTGCGCCCTGATTACGACAGATTGCCGATGCCTGTTCTTACCGTTTTTTACATTAAGCTCCTCATTAATCTTGGATTGACACTGGGAATTATCTGGACAATCACCAGGTCCGATTTATTTTCACGCTGGCAGTCTGGCAATGATAAACTGGTCTTGGGAGTCAGTTTCCTGCTCTTTCGACTTGTGCCCTGGATAGGTATTTTCTTAATTGTCAACGAAGAACCCCGGGGTGATATTCCTTTCTTTTTTTATAAAGCAACTGCTGCAAAGGCGGGCGGTTTTGTTTACCGGGACTTTTGGTCTTACCATGCTCCTTTGTATGCTTATATTATAAGTTTACCAGTTTGGCTCTGGCATAACGCGCGCGCGATCGTACTATTTATGGTTTTGATGGAATCGGGCATTTTGTGGCTTACTTATCAAACTTATAAATCCCGCTCTTCCCGCGCATTACAGCTTTCTGTGATCTATTACCTGCTTCCTGCCGGTTTTATGTACATTTTAGTAGATGGTCAGGAGGAAGTGTGGTTCTGGGGCGCGGCGCTGCTGATGTGGCGGTATACTTTAAAACAAACCGTTAACTATGAAATTGGGCTGGGTATCCTGTACGCAATTGCTTTGTTGACTATTAAGGTGACATTTATATTGCTGCTTCCCGCGGTACTGGTTTTAGTTAAAAAACCGCTGAAAATGTTGATCGTTATGGCAGCAATCGGTTTGCCGGTGGTTGGATTTCTATATTGGCAAATAGGGGATCTGTTTTTAATGCCGATCAGGCACACAGAACAGTTAATGACTCCAAACTTATTTTCGGTGGGCCGCCCATTTATTGAGCTGCTTGTCAAAATCGATGCTAAGAATTCAGGTCTGCTTAACTGGTTTGGTTTGCTGTTCACCGTTTTCATACCCGTATTTATGGCGTTCAAAGCACGCCACAGGCACATTAATCAGGTTTTACCGAGTATTTTCATAGCCTGCTTTGTGTGTATGATGGTATTTCAGGCCAGCGCGATGGGCGCTTATGTGATTGCTTATTTAATGGCTGTAATTTTTGAAATCATAGATCTTCGGAAAACCTTTCACGTAGTCGTATTGCTGGTGCTCAACTGGCTTACAGTTGTGCAGCCTTTTGTGTGGGTTTATATCAAACAGCCCGCGTACACTTCTCTCGGTATGTTCGGCAACCTTTCGTTTTTGTTCGAATACATTCTTGAAATATTGAATGTGCTTTGTTTCCTGTGGATTTTGCGGGAAACCTATCGCAAGGTCGCACCTTCTGAAAACCTCGCATTGGCATGAGTATCGTTTTAGCCAAATTAGGCATTGGCCTGCTTTGCCTTTTTGTAATCGTTTTTCTGCTCTTCTTCAAAAACACGCTGATCAGTTGGCTGGAAAAGAAGTCAGCGGAAAAGACGCTTTTCGTAAGCTGGATACTACTCAGGCTACTCCCTTTCATCGCGATTTATATCGTAGCCGGTATGGAACCGACTTCTGATGTGAATGGCTTCTGGGACGAGGCCAGCAAAGCTTCGCTCGGGCAGGTTGTTTACCGGGATTTCTGGTCGCCTTATTCTCCATTGTATCCTTACTTTCTGGGTATCTGGCTTAAATTTTGGTTCAATGCCAAAATGATCGTGCTCACAATGGCAGCGATGGACGGGGTTGCATTGCTACTCAGCTATCATTTTT
This Dyadobacter sp. UC 10 DNA region includes the following protein-coding sequences:
- a CDS encoding helix-turn-helix domain-containing protein, producing the protein MEDYNKIIESLGVKFVKARHIRILQPITIKNFYDVQNSLTILYDGEVSFGSEESQKVEEGDMLFIPGGKHATVTYGNTQTAKTVSNEEFMTNRDNYIDAGHDPALIGKLPNSFGLISFEAKVFDTVNFFTSLDVPPFLIKRDDQIAATINQILTEDMLDTPGKGRIIKIKTEEVVIEIIRYILKNKLFVEQLVTNSTYFKDPRLIDIFAYIKDNLGGDLSNKVLANVANVSEDYVGQYFKMLTGINPQDYIEYQRMEKAVDLLRTSKKSIRAIGSDVGYKDTAYFCRRFKMMFGIPAGKMRRRESLMNV
- a CDS encoding acyl-CoA dehydrogenase — its product is MDFNLSEEHLAVRDAARDFAQNDLLPEVIERDSAQKFDTSLLDKMGELGFLGMMVAPEYHGSGMDTLSYVIAMEEISKIDASAGVIMSVNNSLVCWGIEKYGTEAIKQKYLTRLATGEMIGAFCLSEPEAGSDATSQHTTAVDRGDYYLLNGTKNWITNGNTSDVCVVIAQTDPEKRHKGINAFLVEKGWKGFEVGRKEDKMGIRASDTHTLMFSDVRVPKENRIGEDGFGFKFAMNVLNGGRIGIAAQALGIATGAFELSLKYSKERKTFGKPISDHQAIQFKLSEMATKIEAARLLVYKSARMKDEGKDYVQAAAMAKLYASDVAMWVTTEAVQVHGGYGYVKEYHVERLMRDAKITQIYEGTSEIQKLVIARELLK
- a CDS encoding nuclear transport factor 2 family protein, with the protein product MREATYTYPDMKFILLFLIQFSIAFAAKAQFAQPIDGTDCARQFFNALQEKNVDALEDILAADFTVVSFNGQTINREQLIQSLSDRLLVIESGMQSGINTRNYRDVAIVTGLWSIRARLQNNSFQGDLSFMAVCTRNGAKWQVSAVQLTPVQ